One genomic segment of Candidatus Sericytochromatia bacterium includes these proteins:
- the lexA gene encoding transcriptional repressor LexA has protein sequence MPGPTGQTRQAIYQFIQARLREGAPPPSMREIQAAFGFKAVQSVKVHLDRLVVDGLLTHDPGKARSYRLAQADASDHVPVPIWGRVRAGPLSEAIADPDGTVWVETAWAQRLGRDSLFALHVRGDSMVGAGILEGDLVIARRQPTAQLGEIVVALLETEATVKRLAQHRGQPALLAENPAYAPILPDERSGFRILGKVVEIRRSLT, from the coding sequence ATGCCCGGTCCCACCGGCCAGACCCGCCAGGCCATCTACCAGTTCATTCAGGCCCGCCTGCGCGAGGGGGCGCCCCCTCCCAGCATGCGAGAGATTCAGGCCGCCTTTGGCTTCAAGGCGGTTCAGTCGGTCAAGGTCCACCTCGATCGCCTGGTGGTCGACGGCTTGCTCACCCATGATCCCGGCAAGGCGCGCTCTTACAGGCTGGCCCAGGCCGATGCAAGCGACCACGTGCCCGTCCCGATCTGGGGCCGGGTCCGGGCCGGCCCGCTGTCCGAGGCGATCGCCGATCCGGACGGCACGGTCTGGGTCGAAACCGCCTGGGCGCAGCGCCTGGGTCGCGACAGCCTGTTCGCCCTGCACGTCCGGGGCGACAGCATGGTCGGGGCGGGCATCCTGGAGGGCGATCTGGTGATCGCCCGGCGCCAGCCGACGGCGCAGCTCGGCGAGATTGTCGTGGCCCTGCTGGAGACGGAGGCCACGGTCAAGCGCCTGGCCCAGCATCGGGGTCAACCCGCCCTGCTGGCCGAAAACCCTGCTTACGCCCCGATTCTGCCCGATGAACGCAGCGGCTTCCGCATCCTGGGCAAGGTGGTCGAGATCCGCCGCAGCCTGACTTAG
- a CDS encoding discoidin domain-containing protein, whose protein sequence is MRRALPQLKGVQSRYRWPSAWWLASLLGLFGPGAPPAWAAGPEVLAVSASSADGMLMDAVDGDPSTGWQNKREGEREAWLAVRFTSLARVRGVRLTADDPGPRTSVWIETSRDGEHYLLAAGPVKAWRKGPNELTFSRPTEALYLRVRFQAGGEGAPPRFRIQELEPLGP, encoded by the coding sequence GTGAGACGCGCGTTACCCCAACTCAAGGGAGTCCAGAGCCGGTATCGCTGGCCGTCCGCCTGGTGGCTGGCGAGCCTGCTCGGCCTGTTCGGACCGGGCGCGCCCCCTGCCTGGGCCGCGGGACCGGAGGTGCTGGCGGTTTCGGCCAGTTCGGCCGACGGCATGCTGATGGATGCCGTCGATGGCGATCCGAGCACCGGCTGGCAGAACAAGCGGGAGGGTGAGCGGGAGGCCTGGCTGGCCGTGCGCTTCACCAGTCTGGCCAGGGTCCGCGGCGTGCGCCTGACCGCCGATGATCCGGGCCCCCGAACGAGCGTGTGGATCGAAACCTCGCGCGACGGAGAGCACTACCTCCTGGCCGCGGGGCCCGTGAAGGCCTGGCGCAAAGGTCCGAACGAGCTGACCTTCAGCCGACCGACCGAGGCCCTGTATCTGCGGGTGCGCTTTCAGGCCGGTGGCGAGGGGGCCCCGCCGCGTTTTCGCATCCAGGAACTGGAGCCCCTGGGTCCGTGA
- a CDS encoding response regulator — protein MSSKRVLICDDAGFMRTLLRDILTSEGFEVVGEAIDGAMGVLLYEEYRPDLVTMDVNMPKLDGRDALESILKRDPNARVIMVTTAGQDEIIKRTLLAGARDFIIKPFKKHQVVTTLRRVGRDNGTPQTFIEELVAWHELGEMLLRADLITPEVLTAARDVVKRGQARNLFDALKASDTVSEQMLRDALEDGHKEVSMAFLMMKGKVVSMQQLRTTFVMMRKQGKKLGFTLMELGFASKDQVADALRRVPPSRFSAS, from the coding sequence ATGTCGTCGAAGCGGGTGCTGATCTGTGATGATGCCGGGTTCATGCGAACCCTGCTGCGCGACATCCTCACGTCCGAAGGTTTCGAGGTGGTGGGGGAAGCGATCGACGGGGCGATGGGGGTGCTGCTCTACGAGGAGTATCGCCCGGATCTGGTCACGATGGACGTGAACATGCCCAAGCTCGATGGGCGGGACGCGCTCGAATCGATCCTGAAACGCGATCCCAACGCCCGGGTGATCATGGTGACCACGGCCGGACAGGACGAGATCATCAAGCGCACCCTGCTGGCGGGGGCCCGCGACTTCATCATCAAGCCCTTCAAGAAACATCAGGTGGTCACCACCCTGCGCCGCGTGGGCCGCGACAACGGCACCCCCCAGACCTTCATCGAGGAACTGGTGGCCTGGCACGAACTGGGCGAAATGCTGCTGCGCGCCGACCTGATCACGCCTGAGGTGCTGACGGCGGCCCGCGACGTGGTCAAGCGCGGACAGGCCCGCAACCTGTTCGATGCCCTGAAGGCCAGTGACACGGTCTCGGAACAGATGCTGCGCGATGCCCTGGAAGATGGACACAAGGAAGTCTCGATGGCCTTCCTGATGATGAAGGGCAAGGTGGTCTCGATGCAGCAGCTTCGCACCACGTTTGTCATGATGCGAAAGCAGGGCAAGAAACTGGGCTTCACCCTGATGGAGCTCGGCTTTGCCAGCAAGGACCAGGTCGCCGATGCGCTCAGGCGTGTGCCGCCGAGCCGGTTTTCCGCGTCCTAG
- a CDS encoding recombinase A has product MTSTARLSALPSLGPARRLGLSVVRPEPAARLGLEELQGRLCELRLQRDSLAYTRAIAWVREAQAAGEPAAWVTPPTHGFYPPDVQAHGVDLAALPVVRLAPPVARLRAVDMLLRSGAFGLIVLDWEQQPPPPERILVRLVGLAKHHRTALVGLTAHPQGLGGQVSLRLHPERAQEASGRYLCRLGVSKDKRGGPAERGPEVFSGPDGLY; this is encoded by the coding sequence ATGACGTCAACCGCTCGCCTCTCCGCGCTGCCCTCGCTCGGGCCGGCCCGCCGGCTCGGCCTGTCGGTCGTGCGCCCGGAACCGGCCGCTCGCCTCGGCCTGGAGGAACTGCAAGGGCGCTTGTGCGAACTGCGCCTGCAGCGCGATTCCCTGGCTTACACGCGGGCGATCGCCTGGGTCCGGGAAGCCCAGGCGGCCGGTGAACCGGCGGCCTGGGTGACGCCCCCCACGCACGGCTTCTATCCCCCCGACGTCCAGGCCCATGGCGTCGACCTGGCGGCCTTGCCCGTCGTTCGGCTGGCCCCTCCCGTCGCGCGTCTGCGCGCCGTCGACATGCTGTTGCGCAGCGGGGCCTTTGGCCTGATCGTGCTTGATTGGGAGCAGCAACCACCGCCCCCCGAGCGCATCCTGGTGCGGCTGGTGGGCCTGGCCAAGCATCACCGCACCGCCCTGGTGGGGCTGACCGCGCATCCGCAGGGCCTGGGCGGCCAGGTCTCCTTGCGGCTCCACCCCGAGCGGGCCCAGGAGGCTTCCGGTCGCTATCTCTGCCGCCTCGGCGTCAGCAAGGACAAGCGCGGGGGCCCCGCGGAGCGCGGCCCGGAGGTGTTCAGTGGACCGGACGGCCTGTATTGA
- a CDS encoding error-prone DNA polymerase, whose protein sequence is MAFPLWCKSNFSFLEGASHPEELVEAAARQGWSGLALTDRDGLYGVVKAHRRAQALGLRLCLGSTITLEDASPLVLLVQNRRGYANLCRLISAGRLAAPKGASQVRWDQLAAHAEGLIALWGGAGSRLLAAEPPEAEAAGLCEAFGDRLYAMYTRHLLPDDRAQEQRLRQRAARWGLPVVATCEVRYHEASRQPLQDVLTCIRTGLPLHRAGGRLAPNAEYALLSPDALAQRFSDDPAGLARSLEVAARCDFSLAELRYRYPSEQLPDGLSSFMHLCQLARAGARWRYGGEPPAEVEAQLARELALIEQLDYAGYFLTMHELVRFCAQRGILCQGRGSAANSVVCYCLGITAVDPIRMGLLFERFISAERAEPPDIDLDIEHERREEVIQHVYERYGRTHAAMVAVVIAYRPRSAIRDVGKALGLPETELGRVCKLLGYRGPIEQAVLQQAGLPAQHAVYRHLLTLSNALLGFPRHLSIHPGGFLLGHEPVNELVPVENATMEARTVIQWDKDDIEALGLFKVDLLGLGALSHLRRCFELLARHEGLYYTMATIPPEDPATYAMLGRADTVGVFQVESRAQMSMLPRLRPCTYYDLVIEISLVRPGPITGGMVHPYLRRRRGEEPVVYPHEALRPVLAKTLGVPLFQEQVMKLAMVAADYTPGEADQLRRDMAAWRKHGSMAHHYGRLIGRMVEKGIERPFAEQVFKQIEGFGEYGFPEAHAASFALITYMGAYLRCHHLPIFVCALLNSQPMGFYSPATILEDARRHGLTLLPIDVRASQWDCTLEALPASASPAADPLARWALRLGLRLVKGLSAAAAQRIVALMQPAGALRERPASLEAFIWESALDQGALAALAEAGAFDGFGLTRRQALWVVRGAARREPLPLGFQEASIPAFRQLSLFETVQWDTRRTGASARAHPLAVLRPELLAQGLPDARALSRQPSGARVRYVGLVICRQRPGTASGVVFLTLEDETGFVNLVVWPAVFERFKRLVKTVQCLGVSGTLQVQHGLVHLVAARFWEPVLAARLPRTASRDFH, encoded by the coding sequence ATGGCGTTTCCGCTCTGGTGCAAGAGCAACTTTTCTTTTCTGGAGGGCGCCAGCCACCCCGAGGAGCTGGTGGAAGCGGCGGCGCGCCAGGGCTGGTCGGGCCTCGCGCTCACGGATCGCGACGGCCTGTATGGCGTGGTCAAGGCCCATCGGCGTGCGCAGGCGCTCGGTCTGCGCCTCTGCCTGGGCAGCACGATCACCCTGGAGGATGCCAGTCCGCTGGTCTTGCTGGTGCAGAACCGGCGCGGATACGCCAACCTCTGTCGCCTGATCAGCGCGGGGCGGCTGGCCGCGCCCAAGGGGGCCAGCCAGGTCCGCTGGGACCAGCTGGCCGCGCATGCCGAGGGCCTGATCGCGCTGTGGGGCGGGGCGGGGTCGCGCCTGCTGGCCGCGGAGCCGCCGGAGGCCGAGGCCGCCGGGCTGTGCGAGGCCTTCGGCGATCGCCTCTACGCCATGTACACGCGCCACCTGCTGCCGGACGACCGGGCCCAGGAGCAGCGCCTCCGCCAGCGGGCCGCGCGCTGGGGCTTGCCCGTGGTGGCCACCTGCGAGGTGCGCTACCACGAGGCCTCTCGTCAGCCCCTGCAAGACGTTCTGACCTGTATCCGCACGGGGCTGCCGCTGCACCGGGCGGGCGGGCGCCTGGCCCCCAACGCGGAGTATGCCTTGCTGTCGCCCGACGCGCTGGCGCAGCGCTTCTCGGATGACCCGGCCGGCCTGGCCCGCAGCCTGGAGGTGGCCGCACGCTGCGACTTCAGCCTGGCCGAGCTGCGTTATCGCTATCCCAGCGAGCAGCTGCCGGACGGCCTGAGCTCGTTCATGCACCTGTGCCAGCTGGCCCGGGCCGGGGCGCGCTGGCGCTACGGCGGCGAACCGCCCGCCGAGGTGGAGGCCCAGCTGGCGCGCGAACTCGCGCTGATCGAACAGCTCGACTACGCCGGTTACTTCCTCACGATGCACGAACTCGTGCGTTTCTGCGCCCAGCGGGGGATCCTCTGCCAGGGGCGAGGTTCGGCCGCCAATTCGGTGGTCTGCTATTGCCTGGGCATCACGGCGGTCGATCCGATTCGCATGGGCTTGCTGTTCGAGCGCTTCATCTCGGCCGAACGGGCCGAACCGCCCGACATCGACCTCGACATCGAACATGAGCGCCGCGAGGAGGTGATCCAGCACGTCTACGAACGTTACGGGCGCACGCATGCGGCCATGGTGGCCGTGGTGATTGCCTACCGCCCGCGCTCGGCCATTCGCGACGTCGGCAAGGCGCTGGGCTTGCCTGAAACCGAGCTGGGGCGCGTCTGCAAGCTGCTGGGATACCGGGGCCCGATCGAGCAGGCGGTGTTGCAGCAGGCCGGTTTGCCCGCCCAGCACGCGGTCTATCGCCACCTGCTCACGCTGAGCAACGCCCTGCTCGGCTTCCCGCGCCACCTCTCGATCCATCCCGGCGGCTTCTTGCTGGGGCATGAGCCCGTCAACGAGCTGGTGCCGGTCGAGAATGCCACGATGGAAGCCCGCACGGTGATTCAGTGGGACAAGGACGACATCGAGGCCCTGGGGCTGTTCAAGGTCGACCTGCTCGGGCTGGGGGCCTTGAGCCATCTGCGCCGCTGCTTCGAGCTGCTCGCCCGCCACGAGGGCCTTTATTACACGATGGCGACGATTCCGCCCGAGGACCCGGCCACCTATGCCATGCTCGGCCGGGCCGACACGGTCGGCGTGTTCCAGGTCGAGAGCCGGGCCCAGATGAGCATGCTGCCGCGCCTGAGGCCTTGCACCTATTACGACCTCGTGATCGAGATCAGCCTGGTGCGTCCGGGCCCGATCACCGGCGGCATGGTGCATCCCTACCTGCGTCGGCGGCGCGGCGAGGAACCCGTGGTCTATCCCCACGAGGCCCTGCGGCCGGTGCTCGCCAAAACCCTGGGCGTGCCGCTGTTTCAGGAGCAGGTCATGAAGCTGGCCATGGTGGCGGCCGACTACACGCCGGGCGAGGCCGACCAGCTGCGACGCGACATGGCCGCCTGGCGCAAGCATGGCAGCATGGCCCATCACTACGGCCGCCTGATCGGGCGTATGGTGGAAAAGGGCATCGAGCGCCCCTTTGCCGAACAGGTCTTCAAGCAGATCGAGGGCTTCGGCGAATATGGCTTTCCCGAAGCGCATGCGGCCAGCTTCGCCCTGATCACCTACATGGGCGCCTACCTGCGCTGCCACCACCTGCCGATCTTCGTCTGCGCCCTGCTGAACTCGCAGCCCATGGGCTTCTACAGCCCCGCCACGATCCTGGAGGATGCCCGGCGGCACGGCCTGACCCTCCTGCCGATCGACGTGCGGGCCAGCCAGTGGGACTGCACGCTGGAGGCGCTGCCGGCGTCTGCTTCGCCCGCGGCCGACCCGCTCGCACGCTGGGCCCTGCGCCTGGGCTTGCGGCTCGTGAAGGGCCTGTCGGCCGCGGCGGCCCAGCGCATCGTGGCCCTCATGCAGCCGGCGGGGGCCCTCCGCGAGCGGCCCGCTTCCCTGGAGGCTTTCATCTGGGAAAGCGCCCTCGACCAGGGGGCGCTGGCGGCCCTGGCCGAAGCCGGCGCCTTCGATGGTTTCGGGCTCACGCGCCGCCAGGCCCTCTGGGTCGTGCGCGGCGCGGCGCGGCGCGAGCCGCTGCCGCTGGGCTTCCAGGAGGCGTCGATTCCGGCCTTTCGTCAGCTCAGCCTGTTCGAGACGGTCCAGTGGGACACCCGCCGCACCGGCGCCAGTGCCCGGGCGCATCCGCTGGCGGTGTTGCGTCCCGAACTGCTGGCTCAGGGCCTGCCCGATGCGCGTGCGCTCAGCCGTCAGCCCAGCGGGGCGCGGGTGCGCTATGTCGGGCTGGTGATCTGCCGCCAGCGGCCCGGCACCGCCTCGGGCGTCGTCTTTCTGACGCTGGAGGATGAAACCGGCTTCGTCAATCTGGTGGTCTGGCCGGCCGTGTTCGAGCGCTTCAAGCGGCTGGTCAAGACCGTCCAATGCCTGGGCGTGAGTGGCACGCTGCAGGTGCAGCACGGGCTGGTCCATCTGGTGGCCGCGCGCTTCTGGGAACCCGTGCTGGCCGCTCGGCTGCCCCGAACGGCCAGCCGCGACTTTCATTGA
- a CDS encoding LysM peptidoglycan-binding domain-containing protein, whose product MPPEYPYLCATCGRPVDHAGICPYCSSEQASVQLIRKPQGRARGEAQAGRGRRRERTGRWAKTFTFGLLVGLLLPRPWDLLPHPSTPPTPLAASAPLTPAPTATPTRPPTPAPTPTPTPRPRIVSADALSQQPWKPVPSRSPARVNAPAPARSGAPAPARPSERPAPRAPGANEPGSTRYTIKAGDTLGGIALRFYGDANQTARLRAANPSINPRVLPLGQAIVIPRAPRPTPQLSPGPRVSVPARPRAQPAGARPHLPVRPASSSAAPRPQSPAQASAGAESPNRYRAGHQDASPVSPREPRDPPR is encoded by the coding sequence ATGCCCCCCGAGTACCCGTATCTTTGCGCCACGTGCGGACGTCCGGTGGACCACGCCGGGATCTGTCCGTACTGTTCCTCCGAGCAAGCCTCGGTCCAGCTGATTCGCAAACCTCAGGGGCGTGCCCGGGGCGAGGCGCAGGCCGGCCGCGGGCGACGCCGCGAGCGCACCGGACGCTGGGCCAAAACCTTCACCTTCGGCTTGCTGGTGGGCCTGCTGCTGCCCCGGCCGTGGGACCTCTTGCCCCATCCGTCCACGCCGCCCACGCCACTCGCGGCTTCCGCCCCGCTGACGCCGGCCCCCACGGCCACCCCGACGCGCCCGCCCACGCCGGCGCCCACGCCCACGCCCACCCCGCGACCTCGCATCGTTTCAGCGGATGCGCTGTCGCAGCAGCCCTGGAAGCCCGTGCCCTCGCGCTCCCCCGCACGGGTCAACGCTCCGGCTCCGGCCCGCTCAGGCGCACCCGCCCCGGCCCGACCGAGTGAACGCCCCGCCCCCCGGGCACCCGGCGCGAACGAGCCGGGGAGCACGCGCTACACCATCAAGGCCGGCGACACCTTGGGTGGGATCGCCCTGCGTTTCTATGGCGACGCCAACCAGACCGCCCGCTTGCGCGCCGCCAATCCGAGCATCAATCCGCGCGTGCTGCCGCTGGGTCAGGCCATCGTGATTCCTCGCGCCCCCCGTCCCACGCCCCAGCTGAGCCCCGGGCCACGCGTCTCGGTGCCCGCGCGCCCGCGCGCCCAACCGGCTGGCGCCCGCCCCCATCTCCCGGTGCGCCCGGCCTCCTCCTCGGCTGCCCCGCGCCCCCAGAGCCCGGCCCAAGCGAGCGCCGGAGCGGAATCGCCGAACCGCTATCGCGCGGGCCATCAGGACGCCTCCCCGGTTTCCCCGCGTGAGCCCCGCGATCCCCCCCGCTGA
- a CDS encoding rhodanese-like domain-containing protein: MRTWILNLTVALTTSACAPAWASAPLQRASQRPLSPAVSAQSLRDVSPAEAARFLQAYPQAAFLDVRQPDEYAAGHARGAQLRPLGELATWAGSLQQQQPVVLICRSGSRSAKAAQALQARGFQQVLNIQGGTLAWEAAGLAMDR, from the coding sequence GTGCGCACCTGGATTCTGAACCTCACCGTGGCCCTGACGACGTCTGCTTGCGCGCCGGCCTGGGCTTCAGCCCCCTTGCAGCGGGCCAGCCAGCGCCCATTGAGCCCGGCCGTCAGCGCCCAGTCGCTGCGTGACGTGTCGCCCGCGGAGGCGGCCCGCTTCCTGCAGGCGTATCCGCAAGCCGCGTTTCTCGACGTGCGGCAACCCGACGAGTACGCGGCCGGTCACGCCCGCGGGGCGCAGTTGCGTCCGTTGGGCGAGCTGGCGACTTGGGCAGGCAGCCTGCAGCAGCAGCAACCGGTGGTTCTGATCTGCCGCAGTGGCAGTCGCAGCGCCAAGGCGGCCCAGGCGCTCCAGGCGCGCGGATTTCAGCAAGTACTCAACATCCAGGGCGGGACGCTGGCCTGGGAAGCCGCCGGCCTCGCGATGGACCGCTGA
- a CDS encoding DNA polymerase Y family protein codes for MDRTACIDVPLLALQLLLRAEPGWRQRPVAVLEHDRPHARVLALNRVARQQGICPGERYQQVLARVPTLEAAPVSPLAIAEAQRELLACLLNFSPTVEPRREQPGCFWVDAAGFEQLYPSPQAWGECLRAALQALGFEAAVVIGHGRFAPWALARAQRGRGVTVYDPAGQAAAVAAVPLSCLELPPDERHFLLTLGVDHVAALQALPAEGLIGRLGPEALALCRLAREDPALPLQPASLQVPLQATSSLPHGVLELGALVFAAKPLVDTLLARLAAQGQALAGLTLRLGCDTSQERPGWRREAEGLWREEALRPAEATLSSLRLMELVRLRLEGLPLPGPVHTLVAIAEGCPLTAHQLDALAITPRRDPAAGARALARLRAAFGENQVVVAQPGDRHLPERRWHWEPVDRIQAPNLPAGPPDTPPPLVRSVYARPRQLAPRPAEGWWPLGAQAGALCREVGPFRLAGGWWHSAVERDYYFIETESGDLLWVYRDNRRGHWLLQGRVQ; via the coding sequence GTGGACCGGACGGCCTGTATTGACGTGCCGCTGCTGGCCTTGCAGCTGCTGCTGCGGGCCGAGCCGGGCTGGCGCCAGCGGCCGGTGGCCGTGCTCGAACACGATCGCCCCCATGCGCGGGTGCTGGCCCTGAACCGGGTGGCCCGTCAGCAGGGCATCTGCCCTGGCGAGCGTTATCAGCAGGTGCTGGCCAGGGTGCCGACGCTGGAGGCGGCCCCGGTCTCGCCGCTGGCGATCGCCGAGGCCCAGCGCGAGCTGCTGGCTTGCCTGCTGAATTTCAGCCCCACCGTCGAGCCTCGGCGGGAGCAGCCGGGGTGTTTCTGGGTCGATGCGGCCGGCTTCGAGCAGCTCTACCCCTCGCCCCAGGCCTGGGGCGAATGCCTGCGGGCGGCCCTGCAGGCGCTCGGTTTCGAGGCCGCCGTGGTGATCGGGCACGGACGCTTCGCGCCCTGGGCGCTGGCCAGGGCGCAGCGGGGGCGCGGCGTGACGGTGTACGACCCGGCCGGACAGGCGGCGGCGGTGGCGGCCGTGCCGCTGAGTTGCCTGGAATTGCCGCCGGACGAGCGCCACTTCCTGCTCACGCTGGGCGTCGACCACGTGGCGGCCTTGCAGGCCTTGCCCGCCGAGGGCCTGATCGGCCGGCTCGGGCCCGAGGCGCTGGCCCTTTGTCGCCTGGCCCGGGAAGACCCCGCGCTGCCGCTGCAACCCGCCAGCCTGCAGGTGCCGCTGCAGGCGACCAGTTCGTTGCCCCACGGGGTGCTGGAGCTGGGCGCGCTGGTGTTTGCCGCCAAGCCGCTGGTAGACACCTTGCTGGCACGCCTGGCGGCTCAGGGGCAGGCGCTCGCCGGCCTGACGCTGCGGCTCGGCTGCGACACCTCGCAGGAGCGGCCCGGCTGGCGGCGCGAGGCGGAAGGGCTCTGGCGGGAGGAGGCCCTGCGCCCGGCCGAAGCGACGCTTTCCAGCTTGCGCCTGATGGAGCTGGTGCGCCTGCGGCTGGAGGGTCTGCCCCTGCCGGGGCCGGTCCACACCCTGGTGGCGATCGCCGAGGGCTGCCCGCTGACGGCCCACCAGCTGGACGCGCTGGCGATCACGCCGCGACGCGATCCCGCGGCCGGGGCGCGCGCCCTGGCGCGCTTGCGGGCGGCCTTTGGCGAAAACCAGGTGGTGGTGGCGCAGCCGGGCGATCGCCACCTGCCCGAGCGCCGCTGGCACTGGGAGCCGGTCGACCGGATTCAGGCGCCGAATCTGCCGGCCGGGCCGCCGGACACGCCTCCACCCCTGGTGCGCTCGGTCTATGCGCGCCCACGCCAGCTGGCCCCGCGCCCGGCCGAGGGCTGGTGGCCGCTGGGGGCGCAGGCCGGGGCGCTCTGCCGGGAGGTCGGTCCCTTCCGGCTGGCGGGCGGCTGGTGGCACAGCGCGGTCGAACGCGATTATTATTTCATTGAAACCGAGTCCGGTGACCTGCTCTGGGTCTACCGGGACAACCGGCGGGGTCACTGGCTGTTGCAGGGACGGGTGCAATGA
- a CDS encoding ATP-binding protein, translating into MYKRMIAANLRAELAESPAVALLGPRQTGKTTLALAIAEERPSLYLDLQSPTDRAKLTDPEAFLARQVDRLVILDEVHRIPGLFPVLRGLIDRSRRAGRRHGLYLLLGSAGLDLLAQSGETLAGRIAVTELGPLLLQEVGSEHVERLWVRGGFPESWQAPRDAASLRWREHFIRTYLERDVPMFAPRLPAETLRRLWTMLAHLQGGLLNVAHLARSLAIDVRTAGRYLDLLVDLLLVRRLSPWQANVSKRLVRAPKVYVRDSGLVHALLGLVDENAVLGHPVAGASWEGFVIEQVAAACPPGVTCHFYRTAAGAEVDLLLAWPDGTHWAIEIKRATAPTLSRGFHLACADLQPARRLVVHPGRDSWPLGQAVEATSLTALCEAVSR; encoded by the coding sequence ATGTACAAGCGAATGATCGCGGCCAACTTGCGGGCAGAACTGGCCGAGTCGCCGGCTGTGGCCCTGCTCGGGCCCCGGCAGACAGGCAAGACGACGCTGGCCCTGGCCATCGCCGAGGAGCGTCCCAGTCTCTATCTCGATCTCCAGTCGCCGACGGATCGCGCGAAGCTCACGGATCCGGAGGCCTTTCTGGCCCGGCAAGTGGATCGCCTGGTGATTCTGGATGAGGTCCATCGCATCCCGGGACTCTTCCCGGTCCTGCGTGGCCTGATCGACCGCAGCCGACGGGCAGGACGACGTCACGGACTCTATTTGCTGCTGGGTTCCGCCGGTCTGGACCTGCTGGCCCAAAGTGGTGAGACGCTGGCCGGGCGGATCGCCGTCACGGAATTGGGGCCCCTGCTGCTTCAGGAAGTCGGAAGCGAGCACGTGGAACGCCTCTGGGTGCGCGGGGGCTTCCCGGAGAGCTGGCAGGCTCCCCGCGACGCGGCGAGCCTGCGCTGGCGTGAACATTTCATCCGGACCTACCTGGAGCGAGACGTGCCGATGTTTGCGCCGCGCCTACCAGCGGAAACGTTGAGACGGTTGTGGACCATGCTGGCGCACCTGCAGGGCGGTCTGCTGAACGTGGCCCACCTCGCCCGCAGCCTGGCGATCGATGTGCGGACGGCGGGGCGCTACCTCGACCTGCTGGTCGACCTGCTGCTCGTGCGCCGGCTGTCTCCCTGGCAGGCCAATGTCAGCAAGCGGCTGGTCCGGGCACCCAAGGTGTACGTGCGCGACAGTGGGCTGGTCCACGCCCTGCTGGGGCTGGTCGATGAGAATGCCGTGTTGGGTCACCCCGTGGCCGGGGCAAGCTGGGAGGGTTTCGTGATCGAGCAGGTGGCAGCCGCCTGCCCACCCGGTGTGACCTGCCACTTTTATCGCACGGCGGCGGGCGCCGAAGTCGACCTGTTGCTGGCCTGGCCGGACGGCACGCACTGGGCGATCGAGATCAAGCGCGCCACGGCGCCCACCCTGAGTCGAGGCTTCCACCTGGCTTGCGCGGACCTGCAACCTGCGCGGCGCCTGGTGGTCCACCCCGGGCGCGACAGCTGGCCGCTCGGGCAAGCCGTCGAGGCGACCAGCCTGACCGCCCTGTGTGAGGCCGTGTCGCGCTGA